The Cylindrospermum stagnale PCC 7417 genome segment GGGGATAGGGGCTGTTGTAGTTCAACAAATCCGAATCACTCCGGGTCAACTCGTAGCGTGACTATATTTGACTATGCTACTTGACTTGGAACTACGTAACACCATTTTTAGCTTTAATTTTAACAAAGCAAGGGAGTTTTACCCCCAACGATGGCTTCTGGTTTAAAATCTTCGACACTGGAACTCCTAAAGCGCTTTAACCGAGCGTTTCCACAGTTTTATGAACAATTTGTTAGCAGCGAGATACAACTGCAAAATTTACGATTAGCCTACCGTCTCTATAAAACCAGACGCGCTGTGATTGAGCTGAAATCAGAAGGTAATAAAAGTGCGCTGCATTTTGCCTACCGTAACCAGTCTTTTCTCCTCAGCGATATTTTTGGTGTGCTGGCAGCTTACGGGTTGACTATCCACGGACTAAGTCTATACGGTCAGATCCGTCCGCCAATGTTAGTTTTTATTAAACTGCTGGTGTCTCGTGGCAGCAAAGCCCTGACCGAGAAAACCGCAGAAAACGTCTGCCGCGCTATTCGTGAGGCTTTAGGAGGGCGGTTTGAGGTGGAGGAAATGCTGGCGGTAGAATTCAACCTTGATGCTGGCTTAGAGCAGGTACAAACCGAGTTCTATGTTGATCCGGTTTTTCATCTCCCGGCCTTAGTGGTTGAAGCCGATAATCAACCGGGATTATTTTACAAAGTGATGTACGCCATCTGGCAGGAAGACTTGCTGGTTGTCAATGCCAATTTACTGGTTTGGCGCGGACGCACAAGGTTGATTCTCTACCTGTTAGGACCGAATGAAAGCCTTATTCCTGAATATCTCGGTCACAAAATTGCTGAAGGGGTGCGACAGAGGTTACTAGACCGATGAGTATAATCACATCTTGCGCCAAGAAAAATTGCTCAAATTTAATCAGTATTAATCCTAAAACCCTAATTTAGCGATAAAACCCAAGTAAAGTGATGTAGCTCTATTGCACCGCTTTTAAGCCTAACGTTGTTTATACGGTTAGATGCAAGATTTGAGTATAGGGATTTCAAAATTTTGAAATCATGACTTAAGTGCAGTTTTTAATCGCACCCGCCCTAGAGGGTACGATATAAGTATGGCAACCATAGAAATCTTGGGAGTTCCACACGCATACGAGCTAACGGCTCCCACGTCCTATCCCCATGCTTTAGTGTTTATCCACGGTTGGCTCAATAGCCGTGGATACTGGCAACCTGTAATTTCCCGCCTATCCGTTGATTTACAGTGTCTGTCTTATGATTTGCGGGGTTTTGGTGAATCCCAGTCACAGATACAAACTTCTTTGAGCCTTACTACTACTAACTATGGTTCGGTTGACTCTTACTTAGATTCTCTTTATACTCCATCTGCTTATGCTCAGGATTTAGCAGTCCTGCTGGAACAGATGAATATTACCAGTGCTTGGCTCATTGGTCACTCCTTGGGAGGTACTATTGCCCTCTGGGGAGCTGCTCAACTACCTGAGTGTGTTAAGGGAGTAATTTGTATAAATGCAGGCGGTGGTATTTATCTCAAAGAAGCTTTTGAGCAGTTTCGCTCGGCAGGGCAGAAATTTTTACAAGTCCGCCCGCGTTGGCTGTCTCAAGTACCTTTGATTGATTTACTGTTTACTAGAGCGAGTGTGGCACGTCCGCTAGATCGCTATTGGGCACGTCAGAGGGTAATTGATTTCGTTGTTGCTGACCCAGAAGCTGCTCTCTTAACGCTGTTAGACTCGACGACGGAGGAAGAAATCAACCGGTTACCCCAGTTGGTATCCCAACTTAAGCAGCCAGTTTATTTTTTGACTGGTACTGACGATAAGGTTATGGAACCCAAGTATGTTCGGCATTTAGCTAGTTTTCATCCACTTTTCCAATACACTGGCGACAATGTAATTGAAATCCCTAATTGTGGGCATTTGGCAATGTTAGAGCAGCCAGACGCTGTGGCTAATCACATCCGGTCAATAGTGGCTCGCTACGCTCCAATTGAAAATTCAAAAATTTGATTCTTCCTAACAGAATTTTGAATTGATTTATTGTTGATATAACTTCATCACCTGGGTCAACGCTAGTCTCGATTCAACGCCTAGGGTGAGGGGGGATGTGTGACCACGGGATAGATGGTCAGCAGCGGTACAGCCAATCATTGCGGCGTTATCGGTACAGAATTTCAGGGGGGGGAAGAGGACGCGTAGGTTGTGCCGGGCTGCTGCTGCTTGTAAGTGTTTTCTTAGGCCAGTGTTAGCTGCTACGCCTCCACCTACAGCGATCGTGTCTAGACCATAGTCGAGTGCACAGGCGATCGCTTTTTTGGTGAGCGATCGCGCTACAGTTTCTTGAAAACTAGCCGCCACATCTGCCACTGGTATTTGAGAGCCATCTTTCTCTAACTGCTGCACTAAACGCAACACCGCCGTCTTTAACCCACTAAAACTGCCATCATAGGGGTGATATCCCCCACCTGGTAGGGAAATTTTCCCTTCTGGCAAGGCAAAGGCTTGGGGGTTTCCTGTTTGTGCCAGCTTGTCAATTATCGGCCCACCGGGATAACCCAACTTTAATAACCGCGCCACCTTATCAAAGGCTTCACCTGCCGCATCATCACGGGTTTCGCCTAAAGTTTCGTAGATACCACAATCTTTGACGTAAATCAAGCTTGTATGTCCGCCGGAAACTAGTAAGCTAAGGAAAGGGGGATCTAAAGTTGGCTCACTCAAGTAAGTCGCATAGATATGACCTTCGAGGTGATGAACTCCCAAAAATGCTTTATTGTGTACCATCGCCAAGGTTTTGGCAGCAGTTAAACCCACCAAAAGCGCCCCTACGAGTCCCGGCGCACAAGTGGCGGCAATACCATCAATTTGATCCCAGTCTATATGGCTCTGCTCCAAAGCTGCGGCGATCGCTTCGTTGATCGTTTCCAAATGCTGGCGGGAAGCTACCTCTGGCACTACCCCGCCATACTGTTGATGGACTGGAATTTGTGAGGCTACAATACTGCTGCAAACGTGACGATTCTTAACAATTGCGACGGCAGTTTCATCACAGCTGGTTTCGATTGCTAAAACGGTTGCCATAAAGAGTGCTGATTGCTGAGTTCTGGATAGGGGACTTGTTTGAGAAGCTTTAACTTTTATTTACTTAAACTTTACTCGGTTCCCGCCCAAGAGTATGATTACTTGCTAGTTATGCAAATAAACCTTGTACAAGCCGCTTCGTTTTGTACATAGAAACTTTCTGTTTTGTAATAAAAGGAAACAACTCCATGCGACGATTGTTTGCTTTGATTTTAGCGATTTGTCTTTGGTTCAATTTTGCTCCACCAGCAAAAGCTTTAGGTGCTAACCTAGTACCCTGCAAAGACTCTCCCGCATTTCAAGAGCTAGCGAAAAATGCCCGTAACACCACCGCCGACCCTGAATCCGGGAGAAAACGGTTTGAGCGTTATTCTCAGGCCCTGTGTGGTCCTGAAGGTTACCCCCACTTGATTGTGGATGGTCGCCTTGACCGTGCTGGTGACTTCCTGATTCCCAGTATTCTCTTCCTCTATATTGCTGGTTGGATTGGTTGGGTCGGTCGCGCCTACCTGCAAGCCATTAAAAAAGGCCCCGATACCGAACAAAAAGAAATCCAAATCGATCTTGGCTTGGCACTACCTATCATCGCCACAGGCTTTGCTTGGCCAGCGGCAGCAGTTAAAGAGTTTCTCTCTGGCGAATTAACTGCCAAGGATTCAGAAATAACTGTTTCCCCACGCTAATTGCGATTCACTCATTCACTTGTTTAGGAGACTAAATTCATGGCGGACAAAAGCGACCAATCATCCTACTTGATTAAATTTATTTCCACAGCGCCTGTGGCAGCTACCCTCTGGCTGACAATCACAGCCGGGATTTTGATTGAATTTAACCGCTTTTTCCCCGACTTACTTTTCCACCCACTACCGTAAGTTAAAGGCGGGATTGACAAAATTTGAATGTGTTAGGTTTTGCCTAAGATCGTGCAGTTGGGTAGCTC includes the following:
- the tsaD gene encoding tRNA (adenosine(37)-N6)-threonylcarbamoyltransferase complex transferase subunit TsaD, whose translation is MATVLAIETSCDETAVAIVKNRHVCSSIVASQIPVHQQYGGVVPEVASRQHLETINEAIAAALEQSHIDWDQIDGIAATCAPGLVGALLVGLTAAKTLAMVHNKAFLGVHHLEGHIYATYLSEPTLDPPFLSLLVSGGHTSLIYVKDCGIYETLGETRDDAAGEAFDKVARLLKLGYPGGPIIDKLAQTGNPQAFALPEGKISLPGGGYHPYDGSFSGLKTAVLRLVQQLEKDGSQIPVADVAASFQETVARSLTKKAIACALDYGLDTIAVGGGVAANTGLRKHLQAAAARHNLRVLFPPLKFCTDNAAMIGCTAADHLSRGHTSPLTLGVESRLALTQVMKLYQQ
- a CDS encoding alpha/beta fold hydrolase, translated to MATIEILGVPHAYELTAPTSYPHALVFIHGWLNSRGYWQPVISRLSVDLQCLSYDLRGFGESQSQIQTSLSLTTTNYGSVDSYLDSLYTPSAYAQDLAVLLEQMNITSAWLIGHSLGGTIALWGAAQLPECVKGVICINAGGGIYLKEAFEQFRSAGQKFLQVRPRWLSQVPLIDLLFTRASVARPLDRYWARQRVIDFVVADPEAALLTLLDSTTEEEINRLPQLVSQLKQPVYFLTGTDDKVMEPKYVRHLASFHPLFQYTGDNVIEIPNCGHLAMLEQPDAVANHIRSIVARYAPIENSKI
- a CDS encoding photosystem I reaction centre subunit III → MRRLFALILAICLWFNFAPPAKALGANLVPCKDSPAFQELAKNARNTTADPESGRKRFERYSQALCGPEGYPHLIVDGRLDRAGDFLIPSILFLYIAGWIGWVGRAYLQAIKKGPDTEQKEIQIDLGLALPIIATGFAWPAAAVKEFLSGELTAKDSEITVSPR
- the psaJ gene encoding photosystem I reaction center subunit IX, with amino-acid sequence MADKSDQSSYLIKFISTAPVAATLWLTITAGILIEFNRFFPDLLFHPLP